The following proteins are co-located in the Streptomyces sp. NBC_01198 genome:
- a CDS encoding ABC transporter permease, with protein MKTLRDIWLVFGRHMLLLARSPLSILLGVAQPVVYLALFAPLLKPALATMGADSMTDAYRIYVPGMLVALALGGGLYVGFGLLAELASGVIERARVTPVSRVALLLGRALRDVVTLVVQAGIISVLAMPLGLFVHVEDLLLAYALLALITLASSAVSYGIALKVSDPNALGQVVNNLAQPLMLLSGTLLPLALAPLWLRRISDWNPFSRAVVGMRALFAGDAGDASVWQSIALTAAVALLALAWSARLFARSVR; from the coding sequence ATGAAGACACTCCGTGACATCTGGCTGGTCTTCGGGCGGCACATGCTGCTGCTGGCCAGGTCGCCGCTGTCGATCCTGCTGGGCGTGGCCCAGCCGGTGGTCTACCTGGCGCTGTTCGCCCCGCTGCTCAAACCCGCGCTCGCCACCATGGGCGCCGACTCGATGACCGACGCCTACCGCATCTACGTCCCCGGCATGCTGGTCGCTCTCGCCCTCGGCGGCGGCCTCTACGTCGGGTTCGGTCTGCTCGCCGAGCTTGCCTCCGGCGTCATCGAGCGGGCCAGGGTGACCCCGGTCAGCCGGGTGGCGCTGCTGCTGGGACGGGCGCTGCGCGATGTGGTGACCCTGGTGGTGCAGGCCGGGATCATCAGCGTCCTGGCGATGCCGCTCGGCCTGTTCGTACACGTCGAGGACCTGCTGCTGGCGTACGCGCTGCTCGCGCTGATCACGCTGGCCAGCTCGGCGGTCAGCTACGGGATCGCACTCAAGGTCAGCGACCCCAACGCGCTGGGCCAGGTGGTGAACAACCTCGCGCAGCCGCTGATGCTGCTCTCGGGGACTCTGCTGCCGCTGGCGCTGGCGCCGTTGTGGCTGCGCCGGATCTCGGACTGGAATCCCTTCAGCCGGGCGGTGGTCGGCATGCGCGCACTGTTCGCCGGGGACGCCGGCGACGCCTCGGTCTGGCAGAGCATCGCGCTGACGGCCGCCGTGGCGCTGCTGGCGCTGGCCTGGTCGGCCCGGCTCTTCGCCCGCTCGGTCCGCTGA
- a CDS encoding ATP-binding cassette domain-containing protein has protein sequence MIETRGLRKSFRTGRRRKATTVEAVAGLDLTVAQGEIFGFLGPNGAGKTTTLRMLATLLPPDGGEAVVAGADLRTAQAAVRRSIGYVAQGGGTWDAVTAREELVLQARMHGVGKAEAQGRAAEALDAFNLAAYADRPCRTYSGGQRRRVDIALGVVHRPKVLFLDEPTSGLDPQSRAHLWEEIRRLRTEGMTVFLTTHYLDEADALCDRIAIIDGGGIVAEGTPAELKRGIDGEVVTLEVGDHAAKAAEVLAELACVASAEVRYDGGLRLSVDAGETAMPRIMRALADVGVDLATIELHRPSLDDVFLARTGRSLRES, from the coding sequence ATGATTGAGACCAGGGGACTGCGGAAGTCCTTCCGCACCGGGCGCCGCCGCAAGGCGACCACCGTGGAGGCAGTGGCAGGCTTGGACCTGACCGTGGCGCAGGGGGAGATCTTCGGCTTCCTCGGCCCGAACGGCGCCGGCAAGACCACCACCTTGCGGATGCTCGCCACCCTGCTGCCGCCCGACGGCGGCGAGGCGGTCGTGGCCGGCGCGGACCTGCGGACCGCGCAGGCGGCGGTCCGCCGCAGCATCGGCTATGTCGCCCAGGGCGGCGGCACCTGGGACGCCGTGACGGCTCGCGAGGAGCTGGTCCTGCAGGCCAGGATGCACGGCGTCGGCAAGGCCGAGGCGCAGGGTAGGGCCGCCGAGGCGCTGGACGCCTTCAACCTGGCCGCGTACGCCGACCGCCCCTGCCGTACGTACTCCGGCGGCCAGCGGCGGCGGGTGGACATCGCGCTCGGCGTCGTCCACCGGCCCAAGGTGCTCTTCCTGGACGAGCCGACCTCGGGCCTGGACCCGCAGAGCCGCGCCCACCTGTGGGAGGAGATCCGCCGGCTGCGGACCGAGGGCATGACCGTCTTCCTGACGACGCACTACCTGGACGAGGCGGACGCGCTGTGCGACCGGATCGCCATCATCGACGGCGGCGGCATCGTCGCCGAGGGCACCCCGGCCGAGCTCAAACGCGGGATCGACGGCGAGGTGGTCACCCTGGAGGTCGGCGACCACGCGGCGAAGGCGGCCGAGGTGCTGGCCGAGCTGGCCTGCGTGGCGTCGGCCGAGGTGCGCTACGACGGCGGCCTGCGGCTGTCGGTGGACGCCGGCGAGACCGCGATGCCTCGGATCATGCGCGCGCTGGCCGACGTCGGCGTCGACCTGGCCACCATCGAGCTGCACCGCCCCTCCCTGGACGACGTGTTCCTGGCCAGGACCGGCCGGTCGCTGCGGGAATCCTGA
- a CDS encoding NAD-dependent epimerase/dehydratase family protein codes for MDGSIPVRRAVVTGGAGFVGSHLCDRLREEGTQVVCVDNLLTGSADNVRARSGDPGFTLDVRDVSEPFDVPGLVDLVLHLASPASPHDYARHPVETLRAGAHGTANALDLAQRKGARFLLASTSEVYGDPLVHPQTELYWGNVNPVGPRSQYDEAKRYAEALTTAYRTTRGVDTVIVRLFNTYGPRMRPTDGRAVPTFVTQALAGKPLTVAGDGSQTRSLCYVDDAVGGILAAAASGHPGPVNLGNPVELTVLDLARRIRDLCGSASPITFVERPVDDPGLRCPDITLAHSALGWQPVVDVDKGLAMTIDWFARLG; via the coding sequence ATGGACGGGAGCATCCCGGTGCGCAGGGCGGTGGTCACGGGCGGCGCCGGATTCGTCGGCTCACACCTGTGCGACCGGCTGCGCGAGGAGGGCACGCAAGTCGTCTGCGTCGACAACCTGCTGACCGGCAGCGCGGACAACGTCCGTGCCCGGTCCGGCGATCCGGGCTTCACGCTGGACGTCCGCGACGTCAGCGAGCCGTTCGACGTACCCGGTCTCGTCGACCTGGTGCTGCACCTGGCCTCCCCCGCCTCACCGCACGACTACGCCCGGCACCCCGTCGAGACGCTGCGGGCCGGCGCCCACGGCACCGCGAACGCCCTCGACCTCGCCCAGCGCAAGGGCGCCCGCTTCCTGCTCGCCTCCACCTCCGAGGTCTACGGCGACCCGCTGGTCCACCCGCAGACCGAGCTGTACTGGGGCAACGTCAACCCGGTCGGCCCGCGCAGCCAGTACGACGAGGCCAAGCGCTACGCCGAGGCCCTGACCACCGCCTACCGCACCACCCGGGGCGTGGACACCGTCATCGTGCGGCTCTTCAACACCTACGGGCCGCGCATGCGGCCCACGGACGGCCGTGCGGTGCCGACCTTCGTCACCCAGGCCCTCGCCGGGAAGCCGCTCACCGTCGCCGGGGACGGCTCGCAGACCAGGTCCCTGTGCTACGTGGACGACGCCGTCGGCGGCATTCTCGCCGCTGCCGCGAGCGGCCACCCGGGTCCGGTCAACCTGGGCAACCCGGTCGAGCTGACCGTCCTCGACCTGGCTCGCCGCATCCGCGACCTGTGCGGCTCCGCCTCGCCGATCACTTTCGTGGAGCGGCCCGTCGACGACCCGGGCCTGCGCTGCCCCGACATCACACTGGCCCACTCGGCGCTGGGCTGGCAGCCGGTGGTCGACGTCGACAAGGGCCTGGCGATGACCATCGACTGGTTCGCCCGGCTCGGGTGA
- a CDS encoding cellulose binding domain-containing protein: MRRSARLFRNPVLLAAAGALALLGTSLGMIPNASAAATATISVNADTKLATIPATGVGTNAAVYDGNMNGSAIPGLLSAAGIKTVRYPGGSYGDIYHWQTNTTEGGYVAPNTDFDTYMGTVKAAGAQPIIIANYGSGTPQEAADWVRYANVTKGYGVKYWEIGNEVYGNGEYGSSWETDKHSSHSATTYATNLLQYASAMKAVDPTVKIGAVLTTPGSWPDGITGPGDSQDWNHTVLSIAGSKIDFVIVHHYPNATSAPDLLGRPHAEIPGMASTLHSLITQYAGSNAANVGIAVTEANGNYASDTSPGGLFAPDEYLTWMENGAFTLDWWDMHNGTDCSKVTTIEGGTDYNDFGILSSGASCEPALNTPFAPYYGTQMITKLGSPGDALVQTGSSASLLTAHAVKRSNGDVDVMLINKDPSNAATVSLSYSGFAPSSSTPMVYTYAKNATSITSATTGTAATQTVPAYAIVVVQIHPATGGTTTGGTSTGTTAGTTTGTTNGTTNGGTTTGGSTTGGSTTGGSTQGSTGGTSNGCTAAYSTTNSWSGGFQGEVKVTAGSTAVNGWAVHWTLANGQTVTQVWNGTLTTSGSTATVKNASYNGSLAPSTTTTFGFLANGTPTTPTLTCTSP, encoded by the coding sequence GTGCGCAGATCCGCGCGCCTTTTCCGCAACCCCGTCCTGCTGGCCGCTGCCGGCGCCCTCGCACTCCTGGGGACAAGCCTGGGGATGATCCCCAACGCCTCGGCCGCCGCCACCGCAACGATCTCCGTCAACGCCGACACGAAGCTCGCCACGATACCGGCGACCGGCGTCGGCACCAACGCCGCAGTCTACGACGGAAACATGAACGGCTCGGCCATCCCCGGACTGCTCAGCGCCGCAGGCATCAAGACCGTGCGCTACCCGGGCGGCTCCTACGGAGACATCTACCACTGGCAGACCAACACCACCGAGGGCGGCTACGTCGCCCCCAACACCGACTTCGACACCTACATGGGCACGGTGAAGGCCGCCGGCGCCCAGCCCATCATCATCGCCAACTACGGCTCGGGCACCCCCCAGGAAGCCGCGGACTGGGTGCGGTACGCCAACGTCACCAAGGGCTACGGGGTGAAGTACTGGGAGATCGGGAACGAGGTCTACGGCAACGGCGAATACGGCTCCAGTTGGGAGACCGACAAACACTCCAGCCACAGTGCCACGACCTACGCGACCAACCTGCTGCAATACGCCTCCGCCATGAAAGCCGTGGACCCGACCGTCAAGATCGGTGCCGTACTGACCACACCAGGGAGCTGGCCTGACGGGATCACCGGGCCCGGTGACAGTCAGGACTGGAACCACACCGTGCTGTCCATCGCCGGCTCGAAGATCGACTTCGTCATCGTGCACCACTACCCCAACGCCACCAGCGCACCCGACCTGCTCGGCAGGCCGCACGCCGAGATCCCGGGCATGGCGAGCACACTGCACTCACTGATCACGCAGTACGCCGGCTCCAACGCGGCCAACGTGGGTATCGCCGTCACCGAAGCCAACGGCAACTACGCCTCGGACACCTCTCCCGGCGGCCTGTTCGCGCCGGACGAATACCTCACGTGGATGGAGAACGGAGCCTTCACCCTCGACTGGTGGGACATGCACAACGGCACCGACTGCAGCAAGGTGACCACGATCGAGGGCGGCACCGACTACAACGACTTCGGAATACTGTCCAGCGGTGCCTCCTGCGAACCGGCACTCAACACCCCGTTCGCCCCTTACTACGGCACCCAGATGATCACCAAGCTGGGCTCACCCGGTGACGCACTCGTCCAGACGGGCAGTTCGGCGTCGCTGCTGACGGCACACGCGGTGAAGCGGTCGAACGGCGACGTCGACGTCATGCTCATCAACAAGGACCCCAGCAACGCCGCCACCGTGTCCCTGTCCTACAGCGGCTTCGCCCCGTCCTCGTCCACACCCATGGTGTACACCTACGCCAAGAACGCCACCTCGATCACCTCCGCGACCACCGGGACCGCCGCAACCCAGACCGTTCCGGCCTACGCGATCGTTGTCGTGCAGATCCACCCCGCCACCGGCGGAACCACCACCGGCGGCACCTCCACCGGCACTACGGCGGGCACCACCACCGGCACCACGAACGGCACCACGAACGGCGGCACCACGACCGGTGGGTCCACGACCGGTGGGTCCACGACCGGTGGGTCCACGCAGGGCAGCACCGGCGGCACCTCAAACGGCTGCACGGCCGCCTACAGCACCACCAACTCCTGGTCCGGCGGCTTCCAGGGCGAGGTCAAGGTCACCGCGGGCAGCACCGCCGTCAACGGCTGGGCGGTGCACTGGACCCTCGCCAACGGACAGACCGTCACCCAGGTCTGGAACGGCACCCTGACCACCAGCGGATCAACCGCAACCGTCAAGAACGCCTCCTACAACGGCTCACTCGCACCCTCCACCACCACCACCTTCGGCTTCCTCGCCAACGGCACACCGACCACCCCCACCCTCACCTGCACCAGCCCCTGA
- a CDS encoding cellulose binding domain-containing protein, whose amino-acid sequence MTSLQDPSKNAGPKSPSRRAVLVALGVLPVLSVALPHSSAAAAAAAAVAVDPSARRQTIRGFGGMNHPAWAGDLTATQRDTAFGNGAGQLGFSILRIHVDENKANWGAEVATAQRAVALGAIVFASPWNPPASMVETFTHGSQTDAKRLRHDMYGAYAQHLNDFTTFMKSNGVDLYAISIQNEPDYASTWTWWTASEIVTFLRNNAGSISTRVIAPESFQYVKSMSDPILNDSTALANLDILGAHLYGTAFSNFPYPLFQQKGQGKELWMTEVYYPNSTDSADLWPAALGVGEHMHHAMVDAEFQAYVWWYIRRSYGPMREDGQISKRGAMMAHFSKYIRPGYVRINATSNPQTNVYTSAYTGGSTVVIVAVNKATGSVSQQFTLANTTATGLASYVTDASRTLATLNGPSLSNGTLTAALPAQSITTFVVTVGTSGGTDTTPPTTPGAPTASALTASSVTLSWAAATDNTGVTGYDVVRFSGSTETVIASTTGTSTTVTGLSAGTAYTFAVYARDAAGNRSTRSSSVTVLTGTTGGSTGNCAVGYQVTGSWSGGFQGEIVIHNTGTTALDGWTLAFTFTAGQTIAQMWGGTSTQNGSTVTVTPVDYTRKIPAGGSVSIGFLANQGSTNPTPTAFTLNGGTCTTA is encoded by the coding sequence ATGACATCACTGCAGGACCCATCAAAAAACGCAGGCCCGAAGTCCCCGTCCCGCCGGGCTGTGCTGGTGGCGCTGGGAGTGCTGCCGGTCCTTTCTGTCGCGCTGCCGCATTCCAGTGCGGCAGCCGCGGCGGCTGCGGCCGTGGCCGTCGACCCGTCCGCGCGGCGGCAGACGATCCGGGGCTTCGGTGGCATGAACCACCCGGCCTGGGCCGGCGACCTGACGGCCACCCAGCGCGACACGGCGTTCGGGAACGGCGCCGGCCAGCTGGGATTCTCCATCCTGCGGATCCACGTCGACGAGAACAAGGCGAACTGGGGTGCCGAGGTGGCCACCGCACAGCGGGCCGTCGCCCTGGGGGCGATCGTCTTCGCCTCGCCGTGGAATCCGCCCGCCAGCATGGTCGAGACCTTCACTCACGGGAGCCAGACCGACGCCAAGCGCCTGCGGCACGACATGTACGGCGCCTACGCACAGCACCTGAACGACTTCACCACGTTCATGAAGAGCAACGGGGTGGATCTGTACGCCATCTCGATCCAGAACGAGCCCGACTACGCCTCGACCTGGACGTGGTGGACCGCGAGCGAGATCGTCACCTTCCTGCGCAACAACGCCGGCTCGATCAGCACCAGGGTCATCGCCCCGGAGTCCTTCCAGTACGTCAAGAGCATGTCCGATCCGATCCTCAACGACTCCACAGCCCTTGCCAACCTGGACATCCTCGGCGCCCACCTCTACGGCACGGCATTCTCGAACTTCCCCTACCCACTGTTCCAGCAGAAGGGGCAGGGCAAGGAACTCTGGATGACCGAGGTCTACTACCCCAACAGCACCGACTCCGCCGACCTGTGGCCCGCGGCACTCGGCGTCGGGGAACACATGCACCACGCGATGGTCGACGCCGAATTCCAGGCGTACGTGTGGTGGTACATCCGGCGCAGCTACGGACCGATGCGCGAGGACGGGCAGATCAGCAAGCGGGGCGCCATGATGGCGCACTTCTCGAAGTACATCCGCCCCGGATACGTGCGCATCAACGCGACCTCCAACCCCCAGACCAACGTGTACACCTCCGCCTACACCGGTGGCTCCACGGTGGTCATCGTGGCCGTGAACAAGGCGACCGGTTCGGTCAGCCAGCAGTTCACCCTGGCGAACACCACAGCGACCGGCCTGGCCTCGTACGTCACCGACGCCAGCAGGACCCTCGCGACCCTGAACGGACCCAGCCTGAGCAACGGCACCCTCACCGCCGCACTTCCCGCACAGAGCATCACCACCTTCGTCGTCACCGTGGGCACCTCTGGCGGGACCGACACCACACCCCCCACCACGCCCGGTGCACCCACCGCCAGCGCGCTCACCGCGTCATCGGTCACACTGAGCTGGGCTGCCGCCACCGACAACACCGGCGTGACCGGCTACGACGTGGTGCGGTTCAGCGGCAGCACAGAGACCGTCATCGCGTCCACCACCGGCACCAGTACCACCGTCACCGGACTGAGCGCCGGCACCGCCTACACCTTCGCGGTCTACGCCCGCGACGCCGCCGGCAACCGCTCCACCCGCAGCAGCAGCGTCACCGTTCTCACCGGCACTACCGGCGGCTCGACGGGCAACTGCGCGGTCGGCTACCAGGTCACGGGAAGCTGGAGCGGCGGCTTCCAGGGCGAGATCGTCATCCACAACACCGGCACCACCGCCCTCGACGGCTGGACCCTGGCCTTCACCTTCACCGCCGGCCAGACCATCGCCCAGATGTGGGGCGGCACCTCCACGCAGAACGGCAGCACGGTGACCGTGACACCGGTCGACTACACCCGCAAGATCCCCGCCGGCGGCTCCGTCAGCATCGGCTTCCTCGCCAACCAGGGCAGCACCAACCCCACCCCCACCGCCTTCACCCTCAACGGCGGCACCTGCACCACCGCCTGA
- a CDS encoding extracellular catalytic domain type 1 short-chain-length polyhydroxyalkanoate depolymerase: MLRFRYLQSRLLGVLLALVAAIGVSLPAAHPAAAASLTQVTNFGTNPTNLQMYVYVPNSVKANPPILLALHGCQGSGPYLYSSTDFGSLADQDGFIVIYPSTNPGGSCWDVSSDQALRRNGGSDPVGLMSMITYTEQHYGGNPDAVYVTGESSGGMMTNVMLADYPDVFKAGAAFMGVPYHCFYTGTARGWNGPCAGGQVSMTPQQWGDLVRNGADPGYTGPRPRVQLWHGTTDPTLNYNNLGEETKQWTNVLGVSQTPSSTDSPVTNWNRARYNNSSGSTQVETYSVVGAGHQLPIQGTQMAAYAVHFMGLDGSTSSGPNTVAVTNPGDQTAASGTPIHALQINATDSAAGQTLTYTATGLPPGLSISAGGLISGTPSAGGTFTAVVRATDSTGATGSTRFTWTVGGTTTATTGALHAVGAGKCLDDPNSTTTPGAQQQIYGCTGGANQTWTHNSSKELTVTVGGATLCLDANAKGTTNGTKAIVWSCNGQVNQQWNVNSDGTVTSVQSGLCMDVTGASTANGALVELWSCNGGSNQRWTLG; encoded by the coding sequence ATGCTGCGATTCCGGTACCTGCAGTCCCGCCTGCTCGGCGTGCTCCTGGCGCTCGTCGCTGCGATCGGTGTGAGTCTGCCCGCCGCGCACCCGGCTGCCGCGGCCTCGTTGACCCAGGTCACGAACTTCGGCACCAACCCGACCAATCTGCAGATGTACGTGTACGTGCCGAACAGCGTCAAGGCCAACCCGCCGATCCTGCTGGCGCTGCACGGCTGCCAGGGCTCCGGGCCCTACCTGTACTCCAGCACCGACTTCGGATCGCTGGCCGACCAGGACGGGTTCATCGTCATCTACCCCTCGACCAACCCGGGCGGCAGTTGTTGGGACGTGTCGTCCGACCAGGCGCTGAGGCGTAACGGCGGCAGTGACCCGGTCGGGCTGATGTCGATGATCACGTACACCGAACAGCACTACGGCGGGAACCCCGACGCCGTGTACGTTACCGGCGAGTCGTCGGGCGGGATGATGACCAACGTCATGCTCGCGGACTACCCGGACGTGTTCAAGGCGGGCGCGGCATTCATGGGCGTGCCCTACCACTGCTTCTACACCGGCACTGCGCGCGGCTGGAACGGGCCCTGCGCCGGGGGTCAGGTTTCCATGACCCCGCAGCAGTGGGGCGACCTGGTGCGCAATGGCGCCGATCCCGGCTATACCGGGCCGCGTCCCCGCGTGCAGTTGTGGCACGGCACCACCGATCCCACCCTGAATTACAACAATCTCGGCGAAGAGACCAAGCAGTGGACGAACGTACTCGGAGTGAGTCAGACCCCGTCGTCGACTGACAGTCCGGTCACCAACTGGAACCGGGCCCGGTACAACAACAGCTCCGGCAGCACGCAGGTCGAGACGTACAGTGTCGTCGGTGCCGGGCACCAGCTGCCGATCCAGGGCACGCAGATGGCCGCCTACGCCGTTCATTTCATGGGGCTGGACGGCAGCACCTCCTCCGGCCCCAACACGGTCGCCGTCACCAACCCCGGTGACCAGACCGCCGCGTCCGGCACCCCGATCCACGCGCTGCAGATCAACGCTACCGACTCGGCGGCTGGACAGACCTTGACTTACACCGCCACAGGTCTGCCCCCCGGTCTGTCGATCTCCGCCGGCGGCCTGATCTCCGGCACCCCCAGCGCTGGCGGCACGTTCACCGCCGTCGTGCGCGCCACCGACAGCACTGGCGCCACCGGCAGCACCCGCTTCACCTGGACCGTCGGCGGCACCACCACCGCCACCACGGGTGCACTGCACGCGGTGGGCGCGGGCAAGTGCCTGGACGACCCGAACTCGACCACGACGCCGGGCGCCCAGCAGCAGATATACGGCTGCACCGGCGGGGCCAACCAGACCTGGACGCACAACTCGTCGAAGGAGCTGACGGTCACGGTCGGCGGCGCCACCCTCTGCCTGGACGCCAATGCCAAGGGCACCACGAACGGGACCAAGGCGATCGTCTGGTCCTGCAATGGTCAGGTCAACCAGCAGTGGAACGTCAACTCCGACGGCACGGTCACCAGCGTCCAGTCCGGCCTGTGCATGGACGTGACCGGAGCTTCCACCGCCAACGGAGCTCTGGTCGAACTCTGGTCGTGCAACGGGGGCAGCAACCAGCGGTGGACCCTCGGATAG
- a CDS encoding rhamnogalacturonan lyase family protein has product MTALALILTGAGLVVLPGAGPASAATTTVVGAGSGRCLDVTGAAQAAGTGVELWDCNGEANQQWALTSAGELRVFNDSMCLDAYQRGTAPGTVVDIYTCNGGPNQQWRINADGTITGVQSGLCLDATAKGTANGTAIELYTCNGGTNQKWTTGGSTTGGTSGGSTGGTTPPPSGAGRQVEKLDRGVISVRSGSGNLVSWRFLGTDPDNVAFNVYRDNTKVNPTPLTGATDYLDAGAAAGSTYTVRAVVNGTEQAASPVSLSFANGYHDVPISPPAGGTSPDGVAYTYEANDASVGDLDGDGRLDLVLKWYPTNSKDNSQSGYTGNTIMDGITLDGTRLWRIDLGRNIRSGAHYTQFQVYDYDGDGKAEVVMKTADGSVDGTGKVIGSSSADYRNSSGYVLSGPEFLSVFNGQTGAAMQTVDYDPPRGTVSSWGDSYGNRVDRFLAGTAYLDGKRPSIVMARGYYTRTVIAAWDWRDGKLTERWRFDSNDSGNSAYAGQGDHQLATADLDGDGKDEIEYGAMAVDDNGHGLWNTNQGHGDALHVGDLDPSHPGLEIFKVDEDTTKLAAWFADAKTGKILWSNPSCGCDNGRGVSDDIYAGSPGAESWSSGVSGMYSAAGKNIGRKPSSANFLAWWDADPVRELVDATHIDKYGTSTDTRLLTASGVHSDNGTKATPTLSGDLLGDWREEVIWPTTDNHALRIYATPDPTDLRITTLLHDTQYRTAIAWQNTAYNQPPHPSFFLGNNMPTPPRPQVYTP; this is encoded by the coding sequence ATGACAGCGCTTGCCCTCATCCTCACCGGCGCCGGTCTGGTCGTCCTGCCGGGCGCTGGTCCGGCGTCGGCGGCCACGACCACCGTGGTCGGTGCCGGTTCCGGGCGGTGTCTGGATGTGACGGGAGCTGCGCAGGCGGCGGGTACGGGAGTGGAGTTGTGGGACTGCAACGGGGAGGCGAATCAGCAGTGGGCTCTCACCTCTGCCGGTGAGCTGAGGGTTTTCAACGACTCGATGTGCTTGGACGCCTACCAGAGGGGCACCGCCCCGGGCACGGTGGTGGACATCTACACCTGCAACGGGGGGCCCAACCAGCAGTGGCGGATCAACGCCGACGGCACGATCACCGGCGTGCAGTCCGGCCTGTGCCTGGACGCCACCGCAAAGGGCACGGCCAACGGCACCGCGATCGAGCTGTACACATGCAACGGCGGCACCAACCAGAAATGGACCACGGGTGGTAGCACCACCGGCGGCACGTCGGGGGGTTCGACCGGGGGCACCACACCGCCGCCCTCCGGTGCGGGCCGTCAGGTCGAGAAGCTCGACCGTGGTGTGATCTCGGTGCGCAGCGGCTCGGGCAATCTCGTGTCGTGGCGCTTCCTGGGTACCGACCCCGACAATGTCGCCTTCAACGTCTACCGCGACAACACCAAGGTCAACCCCACGCCGCTGACCGGCGCCACGGACTACCTGGACGCAGGGGCCGCAGCCGGCTCGACGTACACCGTGCGGGCGGTGGTCAACGGCACCGAGCAGGCCGCGTCCCCCGTGTCGCTGTCCTTCGCGAACGGCTACCACGACGTGCCGATCTCCCCGCCGGCCGGCGGCACCAGCCCTGACGGCGTCGCCTACACCTACGAGGCCAACGACGCCTCGGTCGGCGACCTCGACGGCGACGGCCGGCTCGACCTCGTACTGAAGTGGTATCCCACCAACTCCAAGGACAACTCGCAGTCCGGCTACACCGGCAACACGATCATGGACGGCATCACCCTCGACGGCACCCGGCTGTGGCGCATCGACCTGGGCCGCAACATCCGCTCCGGCGCGCACTACACGCAGTTCCAGGTCTACGACTACGACGGCGACGGCAAGGCCGAGGTCGTCATGAAGACCGCCGACGGCTCCGTGGACGGCACCGGCAAGGTGATCGGCAGCTCCAGTGCCGACTACCGCAACTCCTCCGGCTACGTCCTGTCCGGCCCCGAGTTCCTGAGCGTCTTCAACGGCCAGACCGGCGCGGCGATGCAGACCGTGGACTACGACCCGCCGCGCGGCACCGTCTCCTCCTGGGGCGACAGCTACGGCAACCGGGTCGACCGCTTCCTGGCGGGCACCGCCTACCTCGACGGCAAGCGCCCCTCGATCGTCATGGCCCGCGGCTACTACACCCGTACCGTCATCGCCGCCTGGGACTGGCGCGACGGCAAGCTCACCGAACGCTGGCGCTTCGACAGCAACGACTCCGGCAACAGCGCCTACGCCGGCCAGGGCGACCACCAGCTCGCCACCGCCGACCTCGACGGGGACGGCAAGGACGAGATCGAATACGGCGCCATGGCCGTGGACGACAACGGCCATGGCCTGTGGAACACCAACCAGGGCCACGGCGACGCCCTCCACGTCGGCGACCTCGACCCCTCCCACCCCGGCCTCGAAATCTTCAAGGTCGACGAGGACACCACCAAACTCGCCGCCTGGTTCGCCGACGCCAAGACCGGCAAGATCCTTTGGTCCAACCCCAGTTGCGGCTGCGACAACGGCCGCGGCGTCTCCGACGACATCTACGCCGGCAGCCCCGGCGCCGAATCCTGGTCATCGGGCGTGAGCGGCATGTACAGCGCCGCCGGCAAGAACATCGGACGCAAACCCAGCTCAGCGAACTTCCTGGCCTGGTGGGACGCCGACCCCGTCCGCGAACTCGTCGACGCCACCCACATCGACAAGTACGGCACCAGCACCGACACCCGGCTGCTCACCGCCTCCGGCGTCCACTCCGACAACGGCACCAAAGCCACTCCCACGCTGTCCGGCGACCTCCTCGGCGACTGGCGCGAAGAAGTCATCTGGCCCACCACCGACAACCACGCCCTGCGCATCTACGCCACCCCCGACCCCACCGATCTGCGCATCACCACCCTCCTGCACGACACGCAATACCGCACCGCCATCGCCTGGCAGAACACCGCCTACAACCAACCCCCACACCCCAGCTTCTTCCTCGGCAACAACATGCCGACCCCACCCCGCCCGCAGGTCTACACCCCCTGA